The DNA window tgttaaatatgtacATATAAGCCTGCAATCCTTGGAGCACAAGAGATGAACTTACGTTAAGTACatatatatgatattaaattataaaattggtcacatatatatatttagtcTTCAGATATTTCAAAGCCAAAATTTACTAAACTTTTAGTATTTTATATGTTCGAGTCTAAATTCAGtccattttcttttaaaataaatggagGAAGGAAAGAATAATATTTAGAACATGTACTTTTAGTCGCACCTTATAAGAGCAAACCTTTTTATGCTCCATATGGTTTGAATAAGCCTCCATTATTAGAAAAATCACATGCATGCTATTAAACCATATCAAATAATAGAAGCATAGAAATATTAATCTTACACATTCctctataatttataaaaataaaatgaataaactaaattttaaaagaaaatggaaGAAACAAAATAAGGGCAAAGACAAGGATCCATTGATACGATGCGTCCACATCTGTCTGTGTAGGCGACCAAAATACGCTCAACTAAAACGCACACTCATAGTCTCCAGTCTCCACTCACTCACTCACTCCCTCACTCGTCGCGCGAGCACTCTTAATAATAATTTGTTTGTTGTTTAATAAAACCGCAACCAACAACAGCACATTAATGTTAAACTTTGTTAGAGCCGCGTTTTTCAGACAAAGTACAATCATGACACTTCTCTAATCATCTACTAACATAATTCCTTTTTCTTTCTCCATTACTTGTCCAAATCACCCATCAAATTACCaatctctctctctttttattAAACTGATTCATTATCAACTGAACCGTCTTATTCATTGCAGCTCCACGATCTCGTCTTTTTCTGATTTTTACCTTTCTTATCATTTCCCActcctatttttttttctcttttccttttaaAGCATAGCCTCTCTACTCTCTTAACTCTAGCCCCCATAATCAGACAAtcctttttatttatagtttttgcTGTAAAATATTTGAACTAACTTAGTTCCATGAGAATTCTGGTTTTGGTTTGATCCCTTTGTTATTTTTCTAGCtgattttgaagtttttttacCCTTTTTTGGGGCCCATTTTGAGATGGGTGACAACAAAAAAGAAACAGCCAAGAAGCAAGTTACTCAACAATCACAGCAGCaaatatcttcttcttcttcaaaggAACAGCGTGAGGATTCACCAGCTGCTGGTGTTACCGGAGCTCCGTTCATTTCTAAACCTTTGTATGTACCAATTGGTGCAACTTCTTCTTCTCCGTTTGACCAACAGTTTGAAACTATAACCCCTAAACGACCTAGATACGCTACTGCTCAATGGAAGCTACTACCGTCTCCGTCGCTACAGCAAACGACTGCGCAAACTCCTATTATCACACGAGAATCAACCCCATCTCCGACCAGAAATGTTGCATCAACGACAAACCCTCCTCACATTGTAGCAGCTTCATCTTCAGACACAGCCTCGTCTCCACCACCTTCACCAATCCCTTCTCTCTCAGCTGCTTCTGGTCAAGAAACGAGCAAACCAGAAGGACAGCAACTTCACCAGCAGTTTCGAAAAGGAAAATTTGTGAGCCCAGTTTGGAAACCAAACGAAATGCTGTGGCTAGCCAGGGCTTGGAAGGCTCAATACCAAGGTGGTTCAGGGTCTGATCATCATCAACTTCAAGATCATAGTCAGATAACCGTTGGTGACTCTACATTTCAGTCAACGAGAGGGAAAACAAGAGCTGATAAAGATAGAGAAGTAGCAGAATTCTTGCAAACACATGGAGTTAGTAGAGATGCAAAAACCGCCGGTACTAAATGGGATAATATGCTGGGTGAATTCAGAAAAGTTTATGAATGGGAACGTGAACGCGATCAAGTTGGTAAAAGTTATTTCAGACTGTCTCCGTACGAGAGAAAATTACATAGATTGCCTGCTTCTTTTGATGAGGAAGTGTTCGATGAATTGTCTCAATTCATGGGCTCTCGCATGAGAACTTCTCAAGGCAGAGTCAGTTCTGGTGATTTAAGAGCTCTTCCTCCACCGCCTCCTTTCAAAGATGATGAATTCTCTCTCACATCAGGTATATTAAAAGTCATTTCTTTATGAATTATGATCACttactttttaatttcttgaaagaatgaaacttttaaaacattttttgcAGCAAGGTCCAAGCAACTGGTGATGACAAGTGGAGCTGAGGCTTACTTTCATAATAATAGAGGGAGTTTATTAGGGTTTGAAACTCCAATGGAGGTTACAGCTGCTGGGGCATCAAATTCTAAGGATCAGATTCGTAGAATTGGAAAAATACGGATGACATGGGAAGAATCAGTGAGTTTATGGGCTGAAGAAGGAGAACATCATAGAGGAAGAGTAAAACTTGAAGGGTCAAGCTTTTTAAATGCAGATGTACTCACTTTTTTTGATGATTCTATGGTTGCTTGCTCTTTAGAAGCCTTTGAAGATGGACTTCTAAAAGGGTTCTCAGTTGATAGATTCGTTTCTGGACAGCAAGTCAAAGTCTTTGGCAGGCGAAAGTCTTCCACATCTACTGCTTCTGGTACCACGAATATCTGTCTGAATTTAATAACAGTATTTTTCATTTGTAATTACACCAGTCTCGGAACTCACAATATCTCACAGttttcttttctatttataCCAGGTTACATTGAAAGATCTCATCTTCCTTCAACAGAACCTTCAATAAGATGTGAGTACAGTTAAATTATATGTAATGTGTAtaattttggatatattttctatttacgAGATTTAATACTGTTTTTGAACAGCAATGATCCCACCATGGGAATTTCAAGACCCGAGTGAATATTATGTAGGCTGTCTTCGAGTTCCACCGAATGCACTTCCGAGCTTATTTGAGCTTTCATGGTATTTACAAGAGCCACCACCTGAGGAACTACGTTTCCCACTAAGAAAAGATGTCTACAGGGACCTACCTCAAGGCAAGGAATATTTTTTCACTACTTCTAGTGAGCTCTTGGATTGTAGAGGTATTGCTTTTGATATATTAAGCTCAGTCATCAGAACTAACCCTAGTATCAGCGCAGCTAATGCCTCGAGTAGGGACTCCTTTATGGGCCTTTGGGATGATTGCATCAATAGGGTTGTGTCAAAATTCTGTTCTGTTGAAGTTGTTATTGTTAGAAAACCATCTGTTTCGACTGCCGTTGATGATATACTGCAAGATCAATGGCCGAACGTGACGGGTTTTGTAAGAAACTTTTGTTTGTGGAGAGGCGAAGAAACTGACCGGCTCAAAGAGGGTCAGGTTGATCCATCTTCTTCCATTGTTGAGAAGCTTCTATGGACTTACATGGACATCCCGTATATTCTGGGCTATTACGCAGTTGGATATTTGGTGACGTTTTGTGCTTTATGTAGATCGCAAGATCGAATAACTCGCACGGATCTATATACTCTAGACCTATCTTCACCAGCTGAGAGATTAAAAGCCCTAGTTCCATGCTATAGAATAGCTGGGTTGTTGCCACTGCTAGCTGAGCGTTGCTTCAATAATATCAACAATGGCGGTACATTTAAGCAGTTAACGTTCAGTGATTTTGAAAGAATCGATATGGGTAATGGAAATATCATTGAAATGACCCCTAATACAGTGACAAGATTCTTCCCAAATAAGAGAAAATGGGCGGCAGTGAAAGAAATATATGATATTCTTGATCAGAGAATCCCACATGCAGAATTTATGTTCAGATCACCGGAGAAAGATTTAGCATTGGTTTTTAAGCCGAGAGGGAtcaaattaaagccaaataatTGCGAGCAGCTCGTCGAAGCGTTAAAATACGTGACGAAGGCTTTGGTAGCGTTGCATGACCTATCTTTCATGCACAGAGACTTGAGTTGGGACAAGGTAATGAGAAGAACCGATAGAGAAAATGAGTGGTTCATCTGTGGGTTTGATGAGGCTGTTGGTGCACCTCAGATATATCCACATGGAGTAGTGGAGGCGCGTGGGAGACACGCTCCGGAGATGGGAAGGGGATTGCATGGGGTAAAAGTAGACGTATGGGGAGTTGGTCATTTGGTTAAGAGCTGTGGGTTGGGTTCAAATGTTGTACCAAAAATGCTCAGAGAGCTGCAGAATAGGTGCTTAGACCAGAACCCAGAGCAGAGACCCACCGCCGCCGATTGCTACCACCATCTGTTGCAGGTTCAGTCTTCTCTTCAATCATCTTGCTCTGGAGGACCCTATTGAATTGatagatgaataataataatatacttatataatattATCTAACTGTACATTTGCATGTCACCAATATTGTAGCTGTTTTCAGAAGCTAACATATATGCAGTAGCTGGCTAGCTCTGGGCATATTAATGTTCTTGGGGTTTTAATATTCTTGTGAAGCTTTTGGGGTTCGATCAGTGACCTAGATgtcgataatttatttttcatggtAGAGGTAAGTGTTTTCTAGGGCAGTTTTTGTGCTTGACACctttaaaaaactgaaaatggcGAAAGGTAAAGTTTGTTCAGGATATAAAAATGGCGGCTGGTACTACTGGTAAGGGCGGCTTCTCAGTGAGTCCCTTTCTATCCAATCAAatctgtaattttttatttgattcaaaaatTTATTGTGGTGGGTTAGGTCTTCTTGGTTTTATAGTATTGGGTATTATTTGATCATTAATTCACTACCttaatgttaattattttttccacaaaaaaattaaagttaatttcatataaaattatcacatttaacgttttttcattttaattacgttttttaaaatatgtcaTATAAACtcgcaaattttttttttataaatctatcacagatataataatttattgtatATTTGTTGACTCGACAACTggaattgataagaaaaaaaaagaaaaaatattatttgttgtAAACATGACATTAGTCAGATTATGATATTTATTTGAGATAAAGAAGAcaccaaatttttttattagtgataaatttgcaaaaattgaaagatagtgaatttatatgacattttttaaaaatcgtaattaaaataaaaaaaatataaaaatatggtgaatttttatgaatatatttatcCAAAAcagaattgattttttttcatcaaaGATACAATTTACCTTATGTGGTTCAAAACTATTACAATTTCTAGATCAAATATATTCTCaaaaaagttatatattaaaaaagttaatatggaaaaaatagataattatttcattaatttacttacaaacttttttaaagattagattttctttttaattaaataaaatttcaaattctgATATCTctaattaacaaattaagctAGTTAATTTAGAAATACGATCACatttgtattaaaataattagaaaagtTGATATTATATACTAGTATTTTTTAGAAACATTATTTTTCTAATCAAAGAAAGACAAACccttaacttttcaaaaaataaaataaacaaaaaattttttttttttgaaaagctATACTTTATTAGCAAATTTATTTGACCACAGTATTTTATAACTGttgcatatttaaaatttaaaatttaaattgtgacTTAATATATCTCAacttaactaataaaattaaaatagaaatttgtcCTATATTTTGAGACATTCAAAATAgcaatttgatatatttttataaaatggtgggagtatatttttaaaagtgtaaacttacttcaaattgaattaaatttaatgACTATAAATCTTGCTATTTTAGAGTTTATTGGTTcggttgttttttttattaaattttatattaatgtgaTTGGATTTATATTAAGAGTTTGTTTTTCTATTCAGAAATTTGGTAAGTTTATTACTATTatataatgtaattttttttctatttttattttatttttgatattgaaattggattaaaatatttataaaagtgtGCGATGGATTCAAATAGAGcattatttgaaataaaaaaaataaaaatttatatatagttttaatttttttaaaaatataaaatatttagatttgtaaattttaccgtttcaattgaacaaaaaatttatgaatttataaggatatttttagaataatgaaatttcaaaataatcctttatttttttaaaaatgatgaattttaattcttttactaAAAAATAGGAGGTGAAAACTCAAATATTAGATTTTGAAAATCAATGATTGGGAAAACTTTTTACCCTGCCAAATGAtggttttgttaaaaaaaaaaatcaatggaTCTCTGGATTTTGTAGAATTCATAGATTTAGACCATTTAAATACTCTCAATTCAAACGGtgcataaataaaattacatttataataattttaaattgatccGAACAGAACTAAtcaatttgattgatttttttaatttggtttgatttttttccgtTGGACTTGTACAAAATGTGAGCTACTATTTCTTTAtttataggcttaattacttaaaaaccacctaacttgtaatttttttacatttataccatgatttaggaaattttttaattgtaccctatttttgatttttatgtttcatctctaccctaatgagttgaactgacctattttcttttgaaaaaagtttaaattagtccttcatttttaacctatattctaataaaatgttaacgataatcatttatgtatcttgtttttaatattttcatctttaaattaattaaattatcaaaaaaattactcttgaggtacaaacgaaacataaaaataaaaaatagggtacaaatgaaaattttcctaggtcgtggtataaatgaaaaaaagttataaggtgggtggtttttaattaattaggcctTATTTATAAAATCACTTCAGACTGAAATCagctgaatttttattttatttttaaatcaaatca is part of the Mercurialis annua linkage group LG3, ddMerAnnu1.2, whole genome shotgun sequence genome and encodes:
- the LOC126671605 gene encoding uncharacterized protein LOC126671605 → MGDNKKETAKKQVTQQSQQQISSSSSKEQREDSPAAGVTGAPFISKPLYVPIGATSSSPFDQQFETITPKRPRYATAQWKLLPSPSLQQTTAQTPIITRESTPSPTRNVASTTNPPHIVAASSSDTASSPPPSPIPSLSAASGQETSKPEGQQLHQQFRKGKFVSPVWKPNEMLWLARAWKAQYQGGSGSDHHQLQDHSQITVGDSTFQSTRGKTRADKDREVAEFLQTHGVSRDAKTAGTKWDNMLGEFRKVYEWERERDQVGKSYFRLSPYERKLHRLPASFDEEVFDELSQFMGSRMRTSQGRVSSGDLRALPPPPPFKDDEFSLTSARSKQLVMTSGAEAYFHNNRGSLLGFETPMEVTAAGASNSKDQIRRIGKIRMTWEESVSLWAEEGEHHRGRVKLEGSSFLNADVLTFFDDSMVACSLEAFEDGLLKGFSVDRFVSGQQVKVFGRRKSSTSTASGYIERSHLPSTEPSIRSMIPPWEFQDPSEYYVGCLRVPPNALPSLFELSWYLQEPPPEELRFPLRKDVYRDLPQGKEYFFTTSSELLDCRGIAFDILSSVIRTNPSISAANASSRDSFMGLWDDCINRVVSKFCSVEVVIVRKPSVSTAVDDILQDQWPNVTGFVRNFCLWRGEETDRLKEGQVDPSSSIVEKLLWTYMDIPYILGYYAVGYLVTFCALCRSQDRITRTDLYTLDLSSPAERLKALVPCYRIAGLLPLLAERCFNNINNGGTFKQLTFSDFERIDMGNGNIIEMTPNTVTRFFPNKRKWAAVKEIYDILDQRIPHAEFMFRSPEKDLALVFKPRGIKLKPNNCEQLVEALKYVTKALVALHDLSFMHRDLSWDKVMRRTDRENEWFICGFDEAVGAPQIYPHGVVEARGRHAPEMGRGLHGVKVDVWGVGHLVKSCGLGSNVVPKMLRELQNRCLDQNPEQRPTAADCYHHLLQVQSSLQSSCSGGPY